The Quercus robur chromosome 7, dhQueRobu3.1, whole genome shotgun sequence genome has a segment encoding these proteins:
- the LOC126691656 gene encoding disease resistance protein TAO1-like isoform X3 produces MSTQGASTSSPSSSSTPRRTYDVFLSFRGEDTRTSFTDHLYNALTRKGIFTFRDDENLERGRFISEELVKAIQESKFAIVILSKNYAFSTWLLDELEHIVRCVEETGLVVVPIFYHVNPSDVRKQTGTFAEAFNAHKKRALDEHKMKTWRTALGVVADLSGWDLKDRHESEFIPKIVEDIDKKLNSKFLIIHENLVGVESMVAELLNCSYLDFENNVCMIGICGMGGIGKTTLAKAVYDMHSNKFDASSFIANVREKSERDCLLQLQKQLLKDISGEINTNISDDCEGVYIIKKRLRDKKVLLVLDDVNDEHQLEKLAGKKGWFRPGSWIIITTRDEHVLVAHEVLKIYRPKGLNNDDALKFFCLKAFKNEQPKEGYTQLSQEFVKYAGGLPLALVTLGSFLVGRPRDDWQSALDYFKENPPKKIFDILKISFDGLEDMWKEVFLDIACFFTGWPKFEVIRILKNCGFKARIGISVLQDKSLLTVIGGNEELGMHDLLQEMGKNIVRSCGELGRQSRLWLFEDLCRVLENNMETNAIQAIVIKKRNAGFNFEEFPEVFSKMTNLRLLIIDELHIPNALNRVPNGLRHLSWKCCSLKCLPSSFEPKELVELDLQYSKCEYLWEGAKCLGNLKSINLSSSENLIWTPDFSRVPRLEVLHLGCCTNLGGLHPSIGQLSKLKSLHLSYCESLTNLPSFSEATSLEVLGLECCTNLVGLHPSFGQLSKLKSLDLSRCTSLTNLPSFSEATSLEVLGLEWCTNLVGLHPSFGQLSKLKSLDLSHCTSLTNLPSFSKATSLEVLGLEGCTNLVGLHPSIGQLSKLKSLHLSHCTSLTNLPSFSEATSLEVLGLEGCTNLIGLHPSIGQLSKLKSLHLSRCTSLTNLPSFSEATSLEVLGLEWCTNLVGLHPSIGQLSKLKSLHLSRCTSLTNLPSFSEATSLEVLGLEGCTNLVGLHPSIGQLSKLKSLHLSRCTSLTNLPSFSEATSLEVLGLEWCTNLVGLHPLFGQLSKLKSLHLSCCTSLANLPSFSEATSLEVLLLEGCTNLVGLHPSIGQLSKLKSLHLSRCTSLTNLPSFSEATSLEVLGLEGCTNLVGLHPSIGQLSKLKSLHLSHCTSLTNLPSFSEATSLEVLGLEGCTNLIGLHPSIGQLSKLKSLHLSRCTSLTNLPSFSEATSLEVLGLEGCTNLIGLHPSIGQLSKLKSLHLSRCTSLTNLPSFSEATSLEVLGLEWCTNLVGLHPSIGQLSKLKSLHLSRCTSLTNLPSFSEATSLEVLGLEGCTNLVGLHPSIGQLSKLKSLHLSRCTSLTNLPSFSEATSLEVLGLEGCTNLVGLHPSIGQLSKLKSLHLSRCTSLTNLPSFSEATSLEVLGLEGCTNLVGLHPSIGQLSKLKSLHLSRCTSLTNLPSFSEATSLEVLGLEWCTNLVGLHPLFGQLSKLKSLHLSYCTSLTNLPSFSEATSLEVLLLEGCTNLVGLHPSIGQLSKLKSLHLSRCTSLTNLPSFLEATSLEVLGLEGCTNLVGLHPSIGQLSKLKSLHLSRCTSLTNLPSFLEATSLEVLGLEGCTNLVGLHPSIGQLSKLKSLHLSRCTSLTNLPSFSEATSLEVLGLEGCTNLVGLHPLFGQLSKLKSLNLSDCTSLTNLPNFSEATSLEVLGLR; encoded by the exons TTACCACGTGAATCCATCTGATGTACGGAAGCAGACAGGAACTTTTGCAGAAGCATTTAATGCTCACAAAAAAAGAGCCTTAGATGAACACAAAATGAAAACGTGGAGAACTGCTTTGGGAGTAGTGGCTGATCTCTCTGGTTGGGATTTGAAAGATAG GCATGAGTCAGAATTTATCCCAAAAATTGTTGAAGACATTGATAagaaattgaattcaaaattcTTAATCATTCACGAAAACCTCGTAGGAGTAGAATCTATGGTGGCAGAATTGTTGAACTGTTCGTATTTAGATTTTGAGAATAATGTTTGCATGATAGGGATTTGTGGTATGGGGGGAATCGGAAAGACAACTCTTGCTAAAGCTGTTTATGATATGCATTCTAATAAATTTGATGCTTCTAGTTTTATTGCTAATGTTAGGGAAAAGTCGGAAAGAGATTGTTTGcttcaattacaaaaacaacTTCTTAAAGATATTTCGGGcgaaataaatacaaatatatcgGATGATTGTGAAGGAGTTTACATAATCAAAAAAAGGTTACGTGATAAAAAAGTTCTACTTGTCCTAGATGATGTTAATGATGAGCACCAATTAGAAAAATTGGCCGGAAAGAAAGGCTGGTTTCGACCGGGGAGTTGGATCATTATAACAACTAGAGATGAACATGTGTTAGTTGCACATGAAGTTCTTAAAATTTATAGGCCTAAAGGACTAAATAATGATGatgctttaaaatttttttgtttgaaagccTTCAAAAATGAGCAACCCAAAGAAGGTTATACGCAACTATCTCAGGAATTTGTAAAATATGCCGGTGGCCTTCCGTTAGCTCTTGTTACTTTGGGTTCCTTTTTAGTTGGAAGACCAAGAGATGACTGGCAAAGTGCATTGGactattttaaagaaaatcctccaaaaaaaatatttgatatacttaaaataagttttgatgggCTAGAGGATATGTGGAAGGAGGTATTCTTAGATATTGCGTGTTTCTTTACGGGGTGGCCCAAATTTGAGGTAATACGTATACTAAAGAACTGTGGTTTTAAGGCAAGAATTGGTATAAGTGTTCTTCAGGACAAATCTCTCCTAACTGTCATAGGAGGCAATGAAGAATTGGGGATGCATGATCTACTACAAGAAATGGGTAAAAACATTGTTCGATCATGTGGAGAGCTTGGAAGGCAAAGTAGGTTGTGGCTTTTTGAGGACTTGTGTCGTGTATTGGAGAACAATATG GAAACAAATGCAATTCAAGCCATAGTCATCAAGAAAAGGAATGCAGGTTTCAACTTTGAAGAATTTCCTGAAGTTTTTTCAAAGATGACTAATCTTAGATTGCTAATAATTGATGAGTTGCACATCCCAAATGCTCTCAATCGTGTTCCTAATGGCCTAAGACATCTTTCATGGaaatgttgttcattaaaatGTTTGCCATCTAGTTTCGAACCAAAGGAACTTGTTGAACTTGACTTGCAGTATAGCAAATGTGAATATCTTTGGGAAGGAGCAAAG TGTTTAGGAAACTTAAAGTCCATCAATCTTTCCTCATCGGAGAACCTAATTTGGACACCTGACTTTTCAAGGGTTCCGAGACTTGAGGTACTACACCTTGGTTGTTGCACTAATTTGGGTGGGTTACACCCATCTATTGGACAACTCAGCAAGCTTAAAAGTTTACATCTGTCTTACTGCGAATCTCTTACTAATCTTCCCAGCTTTTCAGAGGCTACGAGTCTTGAGGTACTAGGCCTGGAATGTTGCACTAATTTGGTTGGGTTACACCCATCGTTTGGACAACTCAGCAAGCTTAAAAGTTTAGATCTGTCTCGCTGCACATCTCTTACTAATCTTCCCAGCTTTTCAGAGGCTACGAGTCTTGAGGTACTAGGCCTGGAATGGTGCACTAATTTGGTTGGGTTACACCCATCGTTTGGACAACTCAGCAAGCTTAAAAGTTTAGATCTGTCTCACTGCACATCTCTTACTAATCTTCCGAGCTTTTCAAAGGCTACGAGTCTTGAGGTACTAGGCCTGGAAGGGTGCACTAATTTGGTTGGGTTACACCCATCTATTGGACAACTCAGCAAGCTTAAAAGTTTACATCTGTCTCACTGCACATCTCTTACTAATCTTCCCAGCTTTTCAGAGGCTACGAGTCTTGAG GTACTAGGCCTGGAAGGGTGCACTAATTTGATTGGGTTACACCCATCTATTGGACAACTCAGCAAGCTTAAAAGTTTACATCTGTCTCGCTGCACATCTCTTACTAATCTTCCCAGCTTTTCAGAGGCTACGAGTCTTGAGGTACTAGGCCTGGAATGGTGCACTAATTTGGTTGGGTTACACCCATCTATTGGACAACTCAGCAAGCTTAAAAGTTTACATCTGTCTCGCTGCACATCTCTTACTAATCTTCCCAGCTTTTCAGAGGCTACGAGTCTTGAGGTACTAGGCCTGGAAGGGTGCACTAATTTGGTTGGGTTACACCCATCTATTGGACAACTCAGCAAGCTTAAAAGTTTACATCTGTCTCGCTGCACATCTCTTACTAATCTTCCCAGCTTTTCAGAGGCTACGAGTCTTGAG GTACTAGGCCTGGAATGGTGCACTAATTTGGTTGGGTTACACCCATTGTTTGGACAACTCAGCAAGCTTAAAAGTTTACATCTGTCTTGCTGCACATCTCTTGCTAATCTTCCTAGTTTTTCAGAGGCTACGAGTCTTGAGGTACTACTCCTGGAAGGGTGCACTAATTTGGTTGGGTTACACCCATCTATTGGACAACTCAGCAAGCTTAAAAGTTTACATTTGTCTCGCTGCACATCTCTTACTAATCTTCCCAGCTTTTCAGAGGCTACGAGTCTTGAG GTACTAGGCCTGGAAGGGTGCACTAATTTGGTTGGGTTACACCCATCTATTGGACAACTCAGCAAGCTTAAAAGTTTACATCTGTCTCACTGCACATCTCTTACTAATCTTCCCAGCTTTTCAGAGGCTACGAGTCTTGAGGTACTAGGCCTGGAAGGGTGCACTAATTTGATTGGGTTACACCCATCTATTGGACAACTCAGCAAGCTTAAAAGTTTACATCTGTCTCGCTGCACATCTCTTACTAATCTTCCCAGCTTTTCAGAGGCTACGAGTCTTGAG GTACTAGGCCTGGAAGGGTGCACTAATTTGATTGGGTTACACCCATCTATTGGACAACTCAGCAAGCTTAAAAGTTTACATCTGTCTCGCTGCACATCTCTTACTAATCTTCCCAGCTTTTCAGAGGCTACGAGTCTTGAGGTACTAGGCCTGGAATGGTGCACTAATTTGGTTGGGTTACACCCATCTATTGGACAACTCAGCAAGCTTAAAAGTTTACATCTGTCTCGCTGCACATCTCTTACTAATCTTCCCAGCTTTTCAGAGGCTACGAGTCTTGAGGTACTAGGCCTGGAAGGGTGCACTAATTTGGTTGGGTTACACCCATCTATTGGACAACTCAGCAAGCTTAAAAGTTTACATCTGTCTCGCTGCACATCTCTTACTAATCTTCCCAGCTTTTCAGAGGCTACGAGTCTTGAG GTACTAGGCCTGGAAGGGTGCACTAATTTGGTTGGGTTACACCCATCTATTGGACAACTCAGCAAGCTTAAAAGTTTACATCTGTCTCGCTGCACATCTCTTACTAATCTTCCCAGCTTTTCAGAGGCTACGAGTCTTGAGGTACTAGGCCTGGAAGGGTGCACTAATTTGGTTGGGTTACACCCATCTATTGGACAACTCAGCAAGCTTAAAAGTTTACATCTGTCTCGCTGCACATCTCTTACTAATCTTCCCAGCTTTTCAGAGGCTACGAGTCTTGAG GTACTAGGCCTGGAATGGTGCACTAATTTGGTTGGGTTACACCCATTGTTTGGACAACTCAGCAAGCTTAAAAGTTTACATCTGTCTTACTGCACATCTCTTACTAATCTTCCCAGCTTTTCCGAGGCTACGAGTCTTGAGGTACTACTCCTGGAAGGGTGCACTAATTTGGTTGGGTTACACCCATCTATTGGACAACTCAGCAAGCTTAAAAGTTTACATCTGTCTCGCTGCACATCTCTTACTAATCTTCCCAGCTTTTTAGAGGCTACGAGTCTTGAG GTACTAGGCCTGGAAGGGTGCACTAATTTGGTTGGGTTACACCCATCTATTGGACAACTCAGCAAGCTTAAAAGTTTACATCTGTCTCGCTGCACATCTCTTACTAATCTTCCCAGCTTTTTAGAGGCTACGAGTCTTGAG GTACTAGGCCTGGAAGGGTGCACTAATTTGGTTGGGTTACACCCATCTATTGGACAACTCAGCAAGCTTAAAAGTTTACATCTGTCTCGCTGCACATCTCTTACTAATCTTCCCAGCTTTTCAGAGGCTACGAGTCTTGAGGTACTAGGCCTGGAAGGGTGCACTAATTTGGTTGGGTTACACCCATTGTTTGGACAACTCAGCAAGCTTAAAAGTTTAAATCTGTCTGATTGCACATCTCTTACTAATCTTCCCAACTTTTCAGAGGCTACGAGTCTTGAGGTACTAGGCCTGAGATGA
- the LOC126691656 gene encoding disease resistance protein TAO1-like isoform X23, whose product MSTQGASTSSPSSSSTPRRTYDVFLSFRGEDTRTSFTDHLYNALTRKGIFTFRDDENLERGRFISEELVKAIQESKFAIVILSKNYAFSTWLLDELEHIVRCVEETGLVVVPIFYHVNPSDVRKQTGTFAEAFNAHKKRALDEHKMKTWRTALGVVADLSGWDLKDRHESEFIPKIVEDIDKKLNSKFLIIHENLVGVESMVAELLNCSYLDFENNVCMIGICGMGGIGKTTLAKAVYDMHSNKFDASSFIANVREKSERDCLLQLQKQLLKDISGEINTNISDDCEGVYIIKKRLRDKKVLLVLDDVNDEHQLEKLAGKKGWFRPGSWIIITTRDEHVLVAHEVLKIYRPKGLNNDDALKFFCLKAFKNEQPKEGYTQLSQEFVKYAGGLPLALVTLGSFLVGRPRDDWQSALDYFKENPPKKIFDILKISFDGLEDMWKEVFLDIACFFTGWPKFEVIRILKNCGFKARIGISVLQDKSLLTVIGGNEELGMHDLLQEMGKNIVRSCGELGRQSRLWLFEDLCRVLENNMETNAIQAIVIKKRNAGFNFEEFPEVFSKMTNLRLLIIDELHIPNALNRVPNGLRHLSWKCCSLKCLPSSFEPKELVELDLQYSKCEYLWEGAKCLGNLKSINLSSSENLIWTPDFSRVPRLEVLHLGCCTNLGGLHPSIGQLSKLKSLHLSYCESLTNLPSFSEATSLEVLGLECCTNLVGLHPSFGQLSKLKSLDLSRCTSLTNLPSFSEATSLEVLGLEWCTNLVGLHPSFGQLSKLKSLDLSHCTSLTNLPSFSKATSLEVLGLEGCTNLVGLHPSIGQLSKLKSLHLSHCTSLTNLPSFSEATSLEVLGLEGCTNLIGLHPSIGQLSKLKSLHLSRCTSLTNLPSFSEATSLEVLGLEWCTNLVGLHPSIGQLSKLKSLHLSRCTSLTNLPSFSEATSLEVLGLEGCTNLVGLHPSIGQLSKLKSLHLSRCTSLTNLPSFSEATSLEVLGLEWCTNLVGLHPLFGQLSKLKSLHLSCCTSLANLPSFSEATSLEVLLLEGCTNLVGLHPSIGQLSKLKSLHLSRCTSLTNLPSFSEATSLEVLGLEGCTNLVGLHPSIGQLSKLKSLHLSHCTSLTNLPSFSEATSLEVLGLEGCTNLIGLHPSIGQLSKLKSLHLSRCTSLTNLPSFSEATSLEVLGLEWCTNLVGLHPLFGQLSKLKSLHLSYCTSLTNLPSFSEATSLEVLLLEGCTNLVGLHPSIGQLSKLKSLHLSRCTSLTNLPSFLEATSLEVLGLEGCTNLVGLHPSIGQLSKLKSLHLSRCTSLTNLPSFLEATSLEVLGLEGCTNLVGLHPSIGQLSKLKSLHLSRCTSLTNLPSFSEATSLEVLGLEGCTNLVGLHPLFGQLSKLKSLNLSDCTSLTNLPNFSEATSLEVLGLR is encoded by the exons TTACCACGTGAATCCATCTGATGTACGGAAGCAGACAGGAACTTTTGCAGAAGCATTTAATGCTCACAAAAAAAGAGCCTTAGATGAACACAAAATGAAAACGTGGAGAACTGCTTTGGGAGTAGTGGCTGATCTCTCTGGTTGGGATTTGAAAGATAG GCATGAGTCAGAATTTATCCCAAAAATTGTTGAAGACATTGATAagaaattgaattcaaaattcTTAATCATTCACGAAAACCTCGTAGGAGTAGAATCTATGGTGGCAGAATTGTTGAACTGTTCGTATTTAGATTTTGAGAATAATGTTTGCATGATAGGGATTTGTGGTATGGGGGGAATCGGAAAGACAACTCTTGCTAAAGCTGTTTATGATATGCATTCTAATAAATTTGATGCTTCTAGTTTTATTGCTAATGTTAGGGAAAAGTCGGAAAGAGATTGTTTGcttcaattacaaaaacaacTTCTTAAAGATATTTCGGGcgaaataaatacaaatatatcgGATGATTGTGAAGGAGTTTACATAATCAAAAAAAGGTTACGTGATAAAAAAGTTCTACTTGTCCTAGATGATGTTAATGATGAGCACCAATTAGAAAAATTGGCCGGAAAGAAAGGCTGGTTTCGACCGGGGAGTTGGATCATTATAACAACTAGAGATGAACATGTGTTAGTTGCACATGAAGTTCTTAAAATTTATAGGCCTAAAGGACTAAATAATGATGatgctttaaaatttttttgtttgaaagccTTCAAAAATGAGCAACCCAAAGAAGGTTATACGCAACTATCTCAGGAATTTGTAAAATATGCCGGTGGCCTTCCGTTAGCTCTTGTTACTTTGGGTTCCTTTTTAGTTGGAAGACCAAGAGATGACTGGCAAAGTGCATTGGactattttaaagaaaatcctccaaaaaaaatatttgatatacttaaaataagttttgatgggCTAGAGGATATGTGGAAGGAGGTATTCTTAGATATTGCGTGTTTCTTTACGGGGTGGCCCAAATTTGAGGTAATACGTATACTAAAGAACTGTGGTTTTAAGGCAAGAATTGGTATAAGTGTTCTTCAGGACAAATCTCTCCTAACTGTCATAGGAGGCAATGAAGAATTGGGGATGCATGATCTACTACAAGAAATGGGTAAAAACATTGTTCGATCATGTGGAGAGCTTGGAAGGCAAAGTAGGTTGTGGCTTTTTGAGGACTTGTGTCGTGTATTGGAGAACAATATG GAAACAAATGCAATTCAAGCCATAGTCATCAAGAAAAGGAATGCAGGTTTCAACTTTGAAGAATTTCCTGAAGTTTTTTCAAAGATGACTAATCTTAGATTGCTAATAATTGATGAGTTGCACATCCCAAATGCTCTCAATCGTGTTCCTAATGGCCTAAGACATCTTTCATGGaaatgttgttcattaaaatGTTTGCCATCTAGTTTCGAACCAAAGGAACTTGTTGAACTTGACTTGCAGTATAGCAAATGTGAATATCTTTGGGAAGGAGCAAAG TGTTTAGGAAACTTAAAGTCCATCAATCTTTCCTCATCGGAGAACCTAATTTGGACACCTGACTTTTCAAGGGTTCCGAGACTTGAGGTACTACACCTTGGTTGTTGCACTAATTTGGGTGGGTTACACCCATCTATTGGACAACTCAGCAAGCTTAAAAGTTTACATCTGTCTTACTGCGAATCTCTTACTAATCTTCCCAGCTTTTCAGAGGCTACGAGTCTTGAGGTACTAGGCCTGGAATGTTGCACTAATTTGGTTGGGTTACACCCATCGTTTGGACAACTCAGCAAGCTTAAAAGTTTAGATCTGTCTCGCTGCACATCTCTTACTAATCTTCCCAGCTTTTCAGAGGCTACGAGTCTTGAGGTACTAGGCCTGGAATGGTGCACTAATTTGGTTGGGTTACACCCATCGTTTGGACAACTCAGCAAGCTTAAAAGTTTAGATCTGTCTCACTGCACATCTCTTACTAATCTTCCGAGCTTTTCAAAGGCTACGAGTCTTGAGGTACTAGGCCTGGAAGGGTGCACTAATTTGGTTGGGTTACACCCATCTATTGGACAACTCAGCAAGCTTAAAAGTTTACATCTGTCTCACTGCACATCTCTTACTAATCTTCCCAGCTTTTCAGAGGCTACGAGTCTTGAG GTACTAGGCCTGGAAGGGTGCACTAATTTGATTGGGTTACACCCATCTATTGGACAACTCAGCAAGCTTAAAAGTTTACATCTGTCTCGCTGCACATCTCTTACTAATCTTCCCAGCTTTTCAGAGGCTACGAGTCTTGAGGTACTAGGCCTGGAATGGTGCACTAATTTGGTTGGGTTACACCCATCTATTGGACAACTCAGCAAGCTTAAAAGTTTACATCTGTCTCGCTGCACATCTCTTACTAATCTTCCCAGCTTTTCAGAGGCTACGAGTCTTGAGGTACTAGGCCTGGAAGGGTGCACTAATTTGGTTGGGTTACACCCATCTATTGGACAACTCAGCAAGCTTAAAAGTTTACATCTGTCTCGCTGCACATCTCTTACTAATCTTCCCAGCTTTTCAGAGGCTACGAGTCTTGAG GTACTAGGCCTGGAATGGTGCACTAATTTGGTTGGGTTACACCCATTGTTTGGACAACTCAGCAAGCTTAAAAGTTTACATCTGTCTTGCTGCACATCTCTTGCTAATCTTCCTAGTTTTTCAGAGGCTACGAGTCTTGAGGTACTACTCCTGGAAGGGTGCACTAATTTGGTTGGGTTACACCCATCTATTGGACAACTCAGCAAGCTTAAAAGTTTACATTTGTCTCGCTGCACATCTCTTACTAATCTTCCCAGCTTTTCAGAGGCTACGAGTCTTGAG GTACTAGGCCTGGAAGGGTGCACTAATTTGGTTGGGTTACACCCATCTATTGGACAACTCAGCAAGCTTAAAAGTTTACATCTGTCTCACTGCACATCTCTTACTAATCTTCCCAGCTTTTCAGAGGCTACGAGTCTTGAGGTACTAGGCCTGGAAGGGTGCACTAATTTGATTGGGTTACACCCATCTATTGGACAACTCAGCAAGCTTAAAAGTTTACATCTGTCTCGCTGCACATCTCTTACTAATCTTCCCAGCTTTTCAGAGGCTACGAGTCTTGAG GTACTAGGCCTGGAATGGTGCACTAATTTGGTTGGGTTACACCCATTGTTTGGACAACTCAGCAAGCTTAAAAGTTTACATCTGTCTTACTGCACATCTCTTACTAATCTTCCCAGCTTTTCCGAGGCTACGAGTCTTGAGGTACTACTCCTGGAAGGGTGCACTAATTTGGTTGGGTTACACCCATCTATTGGACAACTCAGCAAGCTTAAAAGTTTACATCTGTCTCGCTGCACATCTCTTACTAATCTTCCCAGCTTTTTAGAGGCTACGAGTCTTGAG GTACTAGGCCTGGAAGGGTGCACTAATTTGGTTGGGTTACACCCATCTATTGGACAACTCAGCAAGCTTAAAAGTTTACATCTGTCTCGCTGCACATCTCTTACTAATCTTCCCAGCTTTTTAGAGGCTACGAGTCTTGAG GTACTAGGCCTGGAAGGGTGCACTAATTTGGTTGGGTTACACCCATCTATTGGACAACTCAGCAAGCTTAAAAGTTTACATCTGTCTCGCTGCACATCTCTTACTAATCTTCCCAGCTTTTCAGAGGCTACGAGTCTTGAGGTACTAGGCCTGGAAGGGTGCACTAATTTGGTTGGGTTACACCCATTGTTTGGACAACTCAGCAAGCTTAAAAGTTTAAATCTGTCTGATTGCACATCTCTTACTAATCTTCCCAACTTTTCAGAGGCTACGAGTCTTGAGGTACTAGGCCTGAGATGA